The genomic stretch GACAACGACTCTACATATCGGCGTTGTCCTTCCGCATAGATCGTATCAAAAGCAAGTGAAGATTTACCGGAACCGCTAAGTCCGGTCAGTACAATAAACTTGTCACGCGGAATGGTGACATCTATATTTTTCAGGTTATGCGCTCTAGCGCCTTTAATTACAATATTCTCGCTTGCCACATGCTCATCTCCTTAGGGGAACTTCGTACTTCACCCACCTAAATCCTCCCTGACAGGGAGGACCCCAGAGGACTTCCCTCTGGACTCCCAAACTGGCTGTTGGAATAGGTTGGCGTTGTTATAGTGCTACTTTGGTGTAATGGGGGCGCATCCCCCTGATCTATAACACTCCCATCGGAGTGTTATAGATCAGGGATGCTTGCAGGCGCTGGATTGCTGGAGGCTTCGCTTCTCCAGCGGCGGACCATTGCCCCCTGGGCTCGGTCCTTGAAGGACGGTGGCTGGTGATTGCTTCGCTCCTCCAGCGGCGGACCATTGCCCCCTGGGGCTCGGTCCTTGAAGGACGGTGGCTGGTGACCGCTTCGCTCCTCCAGCGGCGGACCATTGCCCTCTGGGCTCGGTCCTTGTAAGGGACGGTAGCTGGAGATTGCTTCGCTCCTCCAGCGGCGGACCATTGCCCCGTGGGCTCGGTCCTTGAAGGACGGTGGCTGGAGATTGCTTTGCTCCTCCAGCAGCGGACCATTGCCCTCTGGGCTCGGTCCTTGTAAAGGCGTGGCTGGGATCACCTTGCTCCTCCAGCTACGGACCAATTGCCCTCTGGTCGGTCCCATTTATATTATTTAAACAGTATATCTACAAGTATAGCCTGTGAACTTTATTTTCAAGCGATATTTCTTTAGTAGAAAACAAAGAAGAGTACATAAAGATCAAACTCTATATGTACTCTCGAAGAAGAGAACGACCCTAGGGCCGTTCTCTTCATTATTATTCTGCCTTTAATTCGAGCAGCGCATCCCGGAGTTCTGCGGCTCGCTCAAACTGTAGATTCTTAGCTGCATCTTTCATTTCTGCTTCTAGACGCTGAATGAGAGACTGGCGATCTCGCTTCGACATTTTCTCTGCGCCGCCAACCAGGTAATCACTCTTCGATTCAGCAACTTTCGTTGCTTCAATCACTTCACGTATTTTCTTACGTATCGTCTGAGGAGTGATTCCATGCTTCTCATTGTATGCAATCTGTGTAACCCTGCGGCGTTCTGTTTCTTTGATTGCTTTATCCATAGAGTCGGTAATTCGATCACCGTACATAATAACCCGGCCCTCACTATTACGCGCGGCTCGGCCGATCGTCTGAATCAGTGAACGCTCCGAACGCAGGAATCCTTCTTTATCTGCATCAAGAATGGCGACGAGAGAAACCTCTGGTAAATCAAGACCCTCTCTCAGCAAGTTGATCCCTATAAGTACATGGAATGTACCTAGCCGAAGATCCCTGAGGATAGCCATCCGCTCCAGTGTCTTGATATCAGAGTGCATATATCTAACCTTAATTCCTACTTCTTTGAAGTAATCAGTCAGATCCTCTGCCATCTTCTTCGTCAGCGTGGTAACAAGTACCCTTTCATCCTTCTCAACCCGGTCGCGAATCTCATTAATGAGATCGTCAATCTGACCTTTGGTTGGTCTGACTTCAATAATTGGATCAAGGAGTCCTGTTGGACGAATAATCTGCTGTATCATTTCGCCTTCAGTATGCTCCAGTTCATAAGGACCTGGCGTTGCAGATACATAAATAATCTGTTTAGCCTTCTCTTCGAACTCTTCAAACTTGAGCGGTCTGTTGTCAAGTGCCGAAGGTAACCGGAACCCGTGCTCTACCAAGACGGTTTTTCTTGCTTGGTCACCATTATACATGGCACGAATCTGCGGAAGTGTTACATGAGACTCATCGACAACAATTAACATATCATCAGGAAAATAATCGAGCAGCGTATAAGGTGTCGCTCCTCTTTCCCGGAAAGTTAAAGGTCCTGAATAGTTCTCAATTCCGGAACAGAAACCCACTTCTTTCATCATCTCAATATCATAACGCGTACGCTGCTCAAGACGCTGTGCTTCGAGAAGTTTCCCTTGTTCCTTGAGCACGGCAAGACGTTCTTCCAGTTCACGTTCTATATTGACGAGCGCAACCTTCATCGTATCCTCATGCGTAACAAAGTGAGATGCTGGGAAGATCGCGACATGATCGCGTTCACCAATCAGTTCACCGGTAAGCACGTCGATCTCTGTAATCCGTTCGATCTCATCTCCAAACAGTTCAACACGAATGGCATGTTCATCTTTGGAAGCAGGGAAAATCTCAACAACATCTCCGCGAACACGAAAAGTACCGCGAACAAAATTAATATCATTGCGCTGGTACTGAATATCTACAAGCCGTGCCAGAATCTCATTACGCGGCTTCTCCATCCCTACCCGAAGAGACAATAGTAAATTCGAGTACTCCATCGGGGAACCGAGACCGTATATACAGGACACACTTGCTACGATGATGACATCGCGCCGTTCAAACAAAGAACTCGTAGCCGAGTGTCGTAGTTTATCTATTTCTTCATTTATACTTGAATCCTTCTCGATATACGTATCCGAAGAAGGGATATACGCTTCTGGTTGATAATAATCGTAGTAACTTACAAAGTAATCCACCGAGTTACTAGGAAAAAACTCTTTAAACTCACTTGCCAGCTGTGCTGCAAGTGTCTTGTTATGTGCAATAACAAGCGTCGGTCTATTCAGCTTCGCTATGGTCTGAGCAATCGTAAACGTCTTACCCGTACCCGTAGCACCAAGCAAAGTCTGGTGCCTCTTACCTGCACGCACACCTGCGACCAGCTCTTCAATTGCTGCAGGCTGATCTCCCTGGGGCTGAAATTCCGACTCGAGTTGAAACGTCTTCGTGCTCATGACTATATCACTCATTGCCCAACCTCACCCTCATCGTCTAAAATAGATCTTACATTTATGTCGATATTTGCCGAGAAAACTGGTATCGGAAATATTCTTTGAATAGGAATATTTGTTCCCGTTTATTATACTCGGTTCAGATCATGGATGCAAATGTAAGTAACGAACGAGGAGGCGAAATCATTCATGGATATCGCGACCCTAATCGGTCTCATTGCCGGAGCAGTCGCCATTATCGGAGGTTTTTTATGGGAAGGAGGGCAACTTACAGGATTATTTCAATTTACAGCAGCACTTATTGTATTTGGCGGAACCATAGCAGCTATTCTAATTAGTTACCCGA from Paenibacillus polygoni encodes the following:
- the uvrB gene encoding excinuclease ABC subunit UvrB; the encoded protein is MSDIVMSTKTFQLESEFQPQGDQPAAIEELVAGVRAGKRHQTLLGATGTGKTFTIAQTIAKLNRPTLVIAHNKTLAAQLASEFKEFFPSNSVDYFVSYYDYYQPEAYIPSSDTYIEKDSSINEEIDKLRHSATSSLFERRDVIIVASVSCIYGLGSPMEYSNLLLSLRVGMEKPRNEILARLVDIQYQRNDINFVRGTFRVRGDVVEIFPASKDEHAIRVELFGDEIERITEIDVLTGELIGERDHVAIFPASHFVTHEDTMKVALVNIERELEERLAVLKEQGKLLEAQRLEQRTRYDIEMMKEVGFCSGIENYSGPLTFRERGATPYTLLDYFPDDMLIVVDESHVTLPQIRAMYNGDQARKTVLVEHGFRLPSALDNRPLKFEEFEEKAKQIIYVSATPGPYELEHTEGEMIQQIIRPTGLLDPIIEVRPTKGQIDDLINEIRDRVEKDERVLVTTLTKKMAEDLTDYFKEVGIKVRYMHSDIKTLERMAILRDLRLGTFHVLIGINLLREGLDLPEVSLVAILDADKEGFLRSERSLIQTIGRAARNSEGRVIMYGDRITDSMDKAIKETERRRVTQIAYNEKHGITPQTIRKKIREVIEATKVAESKSDYLVGGAEKMSKRDRQSLIQRLEAEMKDAAKNLQFERAAELRDALLELKAE